In Saccharospirillaceae bacterium, the genomic window TTGATACCGGTGTGCCTTTTCTGGAACACATGATGGATCAGATTGCCCGACATGGTTTGATTGATCTCGATATCTACTGCGATGGGGACACTCATATTGATGATCACCACACAGTCGAAGACATTGGTATTACGCTGGGTCAGGCGTTTGCTGAAGCCATCGGTGATAAGAAAGGCATCGTCCGTTATGGCCACTCATATGTGCCATTAGACGAAGCATTATCTCGTGTCGTGATCGACTTTTCTGGCCGCCCACACCTTGATATGAAGGTGAAATTTACCCGCGGAAATATCGGTCGCTTTGATACTCAGCTGTTCTGGGAGTTTTTCTACGGTTTTGTGAATCACTCTAAGGTCAGCCTGCACATTGATAATCTCAAGGGTTTTAATGCGCATCACCAGGCTGAAACGATTTTTAAAGCGTTCGGCCGCGCATTACGGATGGCGGTTGAGCAAGATCCTCGTATGGCAGGTGTTATGCCTTCGACCAAAGGAACGCTGTAACTGATGGCTGCGAGTAAAGTATGTGCCGTCATCGACTACGGCATGGGCAACCTGCACTCCGCCCATGGTGCGTTACAGAAAGTGGCTCCTGAGACTCAGGTATTGGTGACCTCGAAGCCGGAGGAAATTCTGGCTGCGGACCATGTTGTATTGCCGGGCGTTGGCGCCATTCGTGATTGTGTGGGTGAAATTAAAGCTCAGGGTATCGACCAGATTGTTGCTGAAGTGATGCAAAGCAAGCCACTGTTAGGCATTTGTGTTGGCTTGCAGGCGATGATGACCCACTCAGAAGAAAATGGCGGTGTTGATTGTCTGAATCTGTTTGAAGGTGAGGTGAGATATTTCGGTGATGATCTGACCGAAAACGATGAGCGCCTGAAAGTTCCCCACATGGGCTGGAATCAGGTTGAAACGCTTGATCATCCACTGTGGGCAGACATTGCTGACGGCAGCCGTTTTTACTTCGTACATTCTTATTATGTGGATGCAAAAAATAAAGATCAGGTTAAAGGCCGCGGTTTTTATGGTAAGTCGTTTGATGCCGCACTGGCTCAGGACAATGTCTTTGCCGTGCAATTTCACCCGGAAAAAAGTCATAAAAACGGACTGCAATTGCTGCAGAACTTTATAAACTGGGACGGGCAGGCGTAACAACAAATGGCATTAGCAAAGCGTATTATTCCATGTCTGGATGTTGATCAGGGTCGCGTTGTCAAAGGCGTAAACTTTGTTGGTATTCGTGATGCCGGAGATCCGGTTGAAGTTGCCAAACGTTACGATGAGCAAGGCGCTGACGAAATTACTTTTCTGGATATTACTGCGACCCATGAAGATCGCGGTACCACTGTGCAGATGGTTGAAGCCATTGCTGAGCACGTATTTATTCCACTAACGGTTGGCGGTGGCATTCGCGAAGTTGACGATATTCGCCGGATGTTGAATGCCGGAGCCGACAAAGTGTCGATCAACTCGGCTGCGGTTTATAACCCTGAATTTGTTCGCCAGGCGTCGGAAAAATTTGGTGCTCAGTGTATCGTTGTTGCGATTGACGCAAAGCGTGTTGCTGGTTCGGGCGAGTTGGGTGATTCAGAGAATAAATGGGAGATTTTTACCCATGGTGGTCGCAAGCCGACTGGCATCGATGCCGTCGAGTGGGCGATCAAAATGGCCGATTATGGCGCCGGTGAAATCTTGCTGACCAGTATGGATCGCGACGGTGTAAAAACCGGTTTTGACCTGGGTGTCACCCGTGCCATCAGTGATGCGGTGAATATACCGGTCATTGCGTCCGGAGGTGTTGGCAATCTGGAACATCTGGCCGACGGCGTTACGTTGGGTCATGCTGACGCGGTATTGGCGGCAAGTATCTTCCACTTTGGTGAATACACCGTGCAGGAAGCCAAGCAGCACATGGCGGATGCCGGAATTGAGATGCGCCTCGACTGAATCTGTTGCGGCATTTAAAGCCCCGTTTCAGCGGGGCTTTTTATTAGTAGGTTGGATAGGGATTATGGATAACTTGGCGTCCGGCTGTTTGATAACCACTTTGGTTTTGGCAGGGACTCTTTCCGTGCAGGCATTTGAGTCGGGCTTTAATGAATTTGAACCCGATGTCCCTCAGGTGCTGACGCCTGTGCGTTTGCAGCAGCCTCAGGTCGAGGTGCCTGCCAGCGTCACGGTAATTACCGCTGAACAAATTCGCCTTTGGGGCATGAAAGATATTGCTGCCGTGTTACGTATGGTGCCCGGCATGTTCGTATCGACAAGTCTGTATACCAACTCATCGAACGTTGTTTATCACTCCGGTGCCTCGTCACTTGCTCGCCGCTTAGAGGTGTTGGTAGATGGTCGCTCGGTGTATCAGGCTGCGTTTGCGACCGTTGATTGGCAGCGCCTTAACATTGCATTGGAAGATATCGAACGTATCGAAATTACTCGCGGTCCCAGTGCTGCCAGTTATGGACTCAATGCATTTCAGGGTGTCATTCATATTATCACCCGTCATCCTGCGGATAGTGCTGATGCGGCTGTTGTTGCCGCCTATGGTAGCCAGCAACGTCGTCATGGATACGCATCGTTGACACTGAACAGTGCGCAGCAGTGGTATAACCGAGTATCGGTATTTGCTGATCGTGAAGGCGAGTTTGGTGGATTTCACGCCGACTCAGGCAGAGTCGGCGGCTTACCGGATTTAAGCCAGGTGAAAGGAATTAACTGGTCGTCTGTGCTGAATGTGGATGATCGCCATGAATTCTCCTGGCAACTAAGCCGACAACAAATTCAGGGGGAGTCATTAGGCGATTCTAATTATCAGGTCAGCTCACCGCGCACGGTGAATACCAATGATGTTGCCTGGGGGCGTTGGGATTTCAGTGCTTCGGCAGATCATCAGCTGCGTTTGCAAGCGTATTGGCAGAATGATGAGCGAGAAGAAACGTTCCGTACCTGTTCGCCAACATTTGGTTTTGATCCTCAGCTGGGCGCCTTACATCGTGAAAATCGGGATCTGGCTGAAGGGCTCGCTTATGGCATTCTGCCGTTGCTGGATGACCAGGTTTCGACCACAAATAAACAGCAAATCGTCCAGGTTTATCAGTTACTCGCTGCGGGGCAGTTGACGCCAGAGACATTGCAGGGCGCGATAGAGGCGGCTGGTGGCAACAAAATCGCTACGGTTACGCAGAGTCAGTTCGATAGAGCGCAGCAGATGGTTGCGCGGTTGGTGGCCAGTAATGCGCTAACGGAAATCAGTTGTGGTAACGGTTGGGTGGATGTTGACCAGCAGCGTACCGATATCGAATTGCAGGACACGGTGCGCTGGAACGAACATTGGCGTTCGGTCCAGGGCATCAGTTATCGCCGCGATGAGGTCGACTCGGAAACCTATTTCGGACGGCGTCTGACTGCCGAGCAGTGGATGGCATTTATCAACAGTGAATATCGCAGTGGGCCTGCCTGGTTGTGGTCGGCATCGTTGCAATATACCCATGAGAAAGACCATGGCTCATCTTACTCGCCACGCTTGGCTCTGAATTACTTGTTATCGACCGAGCAAAGTGTGCGACTACAGTACGCCAAAAGTCACCGCTCTCCGGATCTGGCTGAACGTTATCTGGACGCGACTTCGGCAGTGGATAATATCTCGCAGCCCAATTATCTCGATATTACCAGCGGGCGATTATTTTTGCGTGCCAGTGCAGAAGGCTGGAGCGATAATTTAAAAAATGAGGAAGTTGATGCCTGGGAATTCGGGTATTTTGCCAACCTCAGTCGTTATCGTTTGCAGTGGGATATAAAGATCTTCCGCGAGCAACTGAAGCGTTTGCTCAGCAGCCAGGTATCGCTGGCCAATACCGACTTACGCAATTCCGGCAATGCTGTAAACAAGGGCATAGAGGCACAGTTGCATTGGCGACCGGTGAGTGGTCATGCGTTATGGCTGACCTTTCTTAATCAGCGGCGTAATGCCGACAATGAGAAAGAGTTGTACGTCGGTGCAGATCAAAGTGTGCGTTTTATCTGGAGCCACAATGGTGCTTTATCAGAGTCCAGTCTGGGTTTTATTCTGGATGAGGATTCCGATGCCCGAAAAGACCCGGAGTTTCGACTGCGTAATCAGATTTTATTAGCCCGTCTTGGGTGGAAGACTGGCTGGGGAGACTGGTCTGTGACTTCTGAATACGATCTGTTGTCAGAGAATCTGAGAACTGAACGTGACCCGAAATGGCTTGTCTGGGGAGAATATCGTTTCAATTGGTGACGATATTCTGCAGCCTAAGCTAATAAAAAAAAGCCGCGTCTTGCAAACAACAATACGCGGCTTTTTATTGGCTGAAAATCATCAGATGAATCAGTACAGAACGCGAGCGCGGATAGTACCTTCAACTGTTTTGATTTTTTCCAACGCCAGTTCTGATGCGTCCGCGGCCACATCAATAACAACGTAGCCCACGTCTTCAACAGTCTGCAGATACTGGCCTGAAATATTGATGTTGTTCTCAGCGAAGATGCTGTTAATCGCATTCATTACGCCAGGCACGTTTTTATGGATGTGCAGGATACGGTGAACGTCGCGGTTTGATGGCAGAGCCACCTCCGGGAAGTTCACAGAAGATGTTGTTGTACCGTTGTCGCTGTACTGAGCCAGCTTCTCACCCACTTCTTTGCCGATGTTTTCCTGAGCTTCCATGGTGGAGCCACCAACATGAGGTGTCAGGATAACATTATCAAACTCGCGCAATGGTGAAACGAACTCTTCATCGTTAGAGCGAGGTTCAACCGGGAATACGTCGATAGCGGCTCCCAGTAATTTTTTGCTGCGGACCGCATCGGCCAGAGCGTCGATATCAACCACGGTTCCGCGAGACGCATTCAGCAGGATAGAGCCTTGTTTCATTTGTTCGAACTGTTCCGGGCCTATCATCCACTTAGTGGCTTCGGTTTCAGGCACGTGCAGAGATACAACATCAGCAATGTTCAGCAGTTCGTTCAGGCTACCTACCTGGGTGGCGTTGCCGATTGGCAGTTTGGTGACAACGTCGTAGAAGTACACTTCCATACCCATGCTTTCTGCCATCACAGACAGCTGAGTACCAATGCTGCCGTAACCTACGATGCCCAGTTTTTTACCACGGATTTCGTAAGAGTTAACAGCAGACTTGCTCCAGCCGCCGCGGTGACACTCGGCATTCTTCGCTGGTACACCGCGCATCAGCATGATGATTTCAGCGATAGACAGTTCCGCAACGGAACGAGTATTGGAATATGGTGCGTTAAATACCGCGATACCACGTTTGGTCGCAGCTTTCAGGTCAACCTGATTGGTGCCAATACAGAAACAACCCACCGCAATCAGCTTCTCAGCAGCCGCAAAGATTTCCTCGGTCAGCTGGGTGCGGGAGCGAATACCGATGAAGTGTGCGTCTTTGATGCGCTCTTTCAGTTCATCGTCCGGCAGCGAGGTTTTCAGGTACTCGATGTTGGTGTAACCGGCAGCGTTCAGGGTATCTAACGCGGACTGGTGAACACCTTCTAACAAGAGAAGCTTGATCTTGCTTTTGTCGAGAGACGTTTGAGTCATGGTGGTACCTACTTACAGTCAGTAATAAACGAATTCAGTCGTTTGCCTGGTGTGGAAATTCGGATAACGACGTCACACCAGTGGTCGGAAGCAATCAGTTAAAATTGTCTAACTGGTCAGTTTTGCTTCAGGCTTCAAAGTGGAAATCACTCTGAAAAATAAGGCGCGTATGCTAGCATATGCTGCTCATAAAGTGAGCCTCAAAGTCGTTGCTGGCGGCGAAATAGTCGCGAAGATTCTTCAATTTGAGGTGAATTTGATTCATTTAGCCGGACGAAATCATGACCACTCTGACCCAGGAAGCCCTGATAGAACAATTATCTGCCATCGTTGGTGATGACAAAGTGCGTATCGACGCCGATTCGCTCGAGACCTTTGGTAAAGACTGGACCAAGATTTATCCGCCGAAACCGACTGCCATTGTGTTTCCGAAAACCACAGAGCAGGTTCAACAAGTTGTTAAGTTGGCCAATGAGCATCAGCTCGCGCTGGTTCCGTCTGGTGGTCGTACCGGTTTAAGTGCTGGTGCTGTTGCGGCTAACGGCGAGATAGTCGTGGCTTTCGACTATATGAATCAGATCAGTCACTTCAATGCGACCGACCGCACTGTGAAGTGCGGCGCGGGTGTGATCACCGAGCAATTACAAACCTTCGCCGAAGACAATGATCTGTTTTACCCGGTGGATTTTGCCTCCGCAGGTTCCAGTCAGATTGGCGGTAATATATCTACTAATGCCGGTGGTATTAAAGTTATTAAGTGGGGTATGACCCGCGATTGGGTGGCGGGCCTGACGGTTGTCACCGGTCAAGGTGACATCCTTGAGCTGAACAAAGATCTGATGAAGAACAACACCGGTTATGACATGCGTCAGCTGTTTATCGGTGGCGAAGGTACACTGGGTTTTGTAACCGAGGCGACCATGCGCCTGACCCGTCAGCCAAAGAATCTGACGGTATTGGTGTTGGGTATTCCTGAGCTGGATAACGTGATGAATGTGCTCAGTCAGTTCCAGTCAAGTATGGACCTGACGGCGTTCGAATTCTTCTCTGATAAAGCCATGCAGAAGGTGCTGGCGCGAGGTGATGTCCCGGCTCCTTTTGAGACCAGCACGGATTTTTATGCATTAATTGAATTCGAATCTCTGACGGATGCCGATTTGGATCAGGCAATGACCATGTTCGAACAATGCGTTGAGCAGGGGTGGGTGGTTGATGGTGTGATCAGTCAATCTGAAACTCAGGCAGCGAACTTGTGGCGCTTGCGTGAAGACATTTCAGAAACCATTGCTGAATGGACGCCTTATAAAAATGACATCTCGGTCGTGGTATCAAAAGTGCCTCCATTTCTGCGCGATATCGATGAAGTCGTTACCCGTGAATACCCAGACTTCGAGATTATCTGGTTTGGCCATATCGGTGACGGTAACCTGCACCTGAACATTCTGAAACCAGAAGGTCTGGCAAAAGAAGAGTTCTTCGAAAAATGCGCCAAGGTTTCCACTTGGGTGTTTGAAATTGTTGAAAAATATCAGGGGTCGGTATCCGCCGAACACGGTGTTGGTATGACCAAAAAGCCGTATCTGGAATACACTCGCTCTGCTGCGGAAATGGCGTACATGAGAGCGGTGAAGTTAGCATTTGACCCGAATAACGTTATGAACCCGGGCAAGTTACTTGATGTATAAAAAGTAACGCAACGTAAGGCCATTAATGAGAATTAGTGGCCTTTTTTTTGTCCTGAAATAAATACAATACGGACTCGGACGTCGCTAAATCAGGAAATTTCTTCTTCATGACAATCACAAAATTACTACAGGTTCTGGCAAAACACGGTGGTTCGGATTTATATCTGAGTACAGGCGCAGCCCCCAGTGCCAAGTTTCAGGGAACGCTGAAACCCCTGACTAAGGATGTGCTGAAGCCGGGCCAGGTTGAGAGCATGGTTTATGAGGTACTCGATGCCGAGCAACAGCAGGAATTTGAGCAAGAGCATGAATTAAACCTGGCAATTAGCATTCCGGGCGGTCGTTTCCGTCTCAATATCTTTCGCCAGCGACATGAAGTCTCTGTAGTAGCGCGTAACATTGTCGCTGAGATTCCTAGATTTGAAGATCTTGGCCTTCCGGACATTCTGAAAAAAGTGATCATGGCTAAGCGCGGTCTGGTTCTTTTTGTGGGCGGCACAGGGTCTGGTAAATCGACTTCGCTGGCGTCGCTGATTGATTATCGTAACAGCAACTCGGCTGGTCATATTATTACTATCGAGGATCCGGTTGAGTACGTTCACCCACATAAAAAATCGATTGTTAATCAGCGCGAGGTCGGAACCGATACCAAGTCATTTCATGCCGCGTTAAAAAACACGTTGCGCCAGGCCCCTGACGTGATTCTGATTGGCGAGATTCGCGATCGTGAAACGATGGAGCATGCACTGGCGTTTGCTGAGACCGGCCATCTGGCGATTTCAACCCTTCATGCCAATAGTGCGAATCAGGCGCTGGATCGGATTATGAACTTCTTTCCGGAAGAACGTCGTCCACAATTGCGCCAGGATCTGGGTTTGAACTTACAGGCAATTGTTTCTCAACGCTTGGTGCCAACCATCGACAATAAGCGTGTAGCTGCGGTTGAAGTATTGCTGGGCAATAAGACCATTGCTGAGATGATTCTTAAAGGTGATACCGCTGGTATAAAAGAGATCATGGCCAAGTCAGAAAATCTCGGAATGCAGACATTCGATGCGGCGTTATTCAAGTTGCAGCAGGCCGGTCGGATTTCAATGGACGAGGCATTACGTAATGCCGACTCGGAGAATAATCTGCGCCTGCGGATTAAGCTGGGTGGCGAGAATAAGACAAGCAATGATGCTGCGGGTATGGTGCTGGAACTGGAGAATGACAAAGAGGACGGTGAGGAGGAGCTACCGGAGTAACACGTCCTCAGCGCTGCGGGGCAACCGGATCAGAACATCTGTTCCGGTGTGATCTCTTCATCGTCTTCTGCACCAAACTCATCGACGGCCGGAGCTGCTTTGACCAATTGCTTCGGCACATTTTCTTCACGGAAATACTCAAACAAGGTGTTGTTTTGTCCTGGTGCGGCCAGCAGACCGGTCTCAGCATCAATTCTCACGCTAACCACCCCCTCCGGTTGATTGAAGGGTTGTTCGGGCACACCTTGTAAGGCGATCTTCATATAATCGACCCAGATTGGCAGAGCGGTGTTGCTGCCATAGGCCCAGCGGCCCATGGTTTTTGGTTGATCAAAGCCAACCCAGACGGTGGTGACCAGATCCGGACTGAAGCCTGAAAACCAGGCATCCTTCTGATCGTTGGTGGTGCCGGTTTTGCCAGCCAGGTCATTGCGCTTCAGCGCCAGTGCGCGCTTGCCGGTGCCACGACGCACTACGTCCTGAAGCATGCTGACCATCAGGTAGTGGGTTCTTGCATCCATTACTTCCGTGGCGAGATTCTCAGGCTGCTCATTTTGTGTGGTATCGACACCAAGATTCAGTCCCAGAGAAGCCTGCAGTTGGCGTTCCAGTTCCGATTCTTCAGACTCTTGTTGACTGGCTTCGCGTTTTTTTATTTCCAGGCATTCCCGGCAAGCGACGGCGGGATCGGCTTCAAACAACGTATTACCATTGTTATCTTCGATCCGGTTGATCAGATAAGGTTTGACTGCAAAGCCACCGTTGGCCAGCACGGCATAGCCTGTTGCCAGTTCCAGAGGTGTCACCGCTGATGCACCCAGTGCCAGCGACAAATCCTGGTTCAGTTTATTTGGAGGGAAACCGAATGGCGCGATGTAACGGACTGCCTTGCGCGGTCCGACCTGCTTCAGGATTCGGATCGACACCAGATTCTGTGACTTATAAAGTGCTTCACGCAATCGTGTCGGGCCGTAAAACTTCCCGCTGTGGTTTTGTGGCCGCCAGGTATTCTCGAGACTGGCATCCTCAAAAACGACAGGTGCATCATTAATGATGCTGGCTGGGGTAAAGCCATAGTTCAGCGCTGAGCTGTAAACAAACGGTTTGAACGCAGAGCCGGGTTGACGATCGGCCTGAATCGCACGGTTGAACGCATTGCTGCCTGCTGAGAAGCCTCCGACCAGTGCCTGAATGGCCCCATCTGTCGGACGCAGGGAAACTAATGATCCTTCTACCTCCGGTTGTTGTGCCAATCTCAAGCCAGAGCGACTGCGCTCGATCCAGATCTCCTGGCCTCGTTGTAACACGTCTTTGGCAGATTTGATGGGATTACCAATGGTATTAACGTCTTTATAGGCCTTCGCCCACTCTATTCCGGCGAATGGCAGGTATTGCTCACCATCAATCGTAAGGACCCAGGCATCTTTATCAGTAACGTCAGTGACAATCGCAGGAAAAATAATACCATTGCTGTTACGTTGTTTGAGCTGATGTTTCCATTGTTCGAGGGTTTCTGGCCAGTTAATATCCAGAGCGTTATCGGCCTGCTGTAGCCAATCAAAAAGCACCAGCTCTTCGGTATTTAACTGCAGCATTTGCACCGTGTGGACTTTGACCGTTTCCGGAAGCTGGCGCCAGCCATGATCTCGGTCGTACTTCAGTACGCCACGTTGTAATGAATCATTCGCTGCTTGCTGTCGGGTTGCGTTAATGGTGGTGGTTACCCGGTAGCCAGCAGTGTAAGCGCTGGAACCGTATTGTTTTACCATCTCCAGGCGAACCATCTCAGCAACATAAGGTGCACTGATTTCGCTTATCGGACCATGGTAGCTTGCAGTAATCGGTTCGCGTGCTGCCCAGTTGAACTGTTCCTGAGTAATTTTCCCCAGCGTTCTCATGCGGGCCAGTACATAGTTACGGCGGTCACGGGCACGATTTGGGTTGTTGATCGGGTTGGCAGCTGAGGGTGCCTGAGGTAAGCCGGCGACCATTGCAAGCTGAGGTAAGTTCAGCTCGTTAATCGATTTGCCATAGTACACTTGAGCCGCCGCCTCGATACCGTAAGCACGCTTGCCAAGGTAGATTTTATTGATATAAAGCTCAAGAATTTCTTCTTTGCTGAGTGCTTGTTCGATTTTCAGTGCCAGCAGGATCTCCGTGAATTTGCGGGTAAAGGTCTTTTCACTGCTGAGGTAGTAGTTTTTGGCAACCTGCATGGTAATGGTTGAACCACCCGATTTCTTCCGGCCGGTTTTGATCAGTTCGACAACCGCTCGCGCAAGACCTTTGAAGTCGACACCGATATGCTGAAAGTAAGCATCGTCTTCTGACGACAGTAGGGCATCAATAAACTGCTGCGGTACTTGATTGTAAGCAATTGGCGCGCGGCGCTTTTCACCGAATTCACTGATAAGAAGACCATCTTCGGAATAAACCCGCAGTGGCGTCTGCAGATCGATATCTTTTAACTGGTCAGCGTTGGGTAAGGTCGGAGCAAGGTAGAGATAGACCCCGAGAACGACGATGCCTGTACCGGAAATACCGGACATAATCAGCCAAAATAAAACTTTTAGTGCAGGGTGTGACGTACGCATAGAAAATGAAAGCCAAATCCGTGAAAAAGCCAGCTATTATGCGGGCTGGAGCATTATAAGGGTTTTTTGTTCTTTTAATAGGATTGTGCTTATAATGACCCCAACTCTATAGGATCTGAGTGAGCTTGCGTCTGCAAGTTCGCGAAATTGCGGGGATTTTGTCGTGCTGGCTAGCCTGTTTAATAAGAAAAGCAAGGCTTTGGTCGGGGTGGATATCAGTTCCACTTCAGTCAAAGTACTGGAGCTTAGTCGCAATAACGACCGATATCAGGTCGAAGCCTATGCGACTGAGCCATTACCCCCTAACGCCATTGTCGAGCAGGCAATCAGTAATGATGAAGCGGTTGGAGAAGCCATTCGCAAGGCGTTGGGTCGTTCCCGTTCATCAGCAAAGCGCGCTGCGTTAGCCGTTGCGGGCTCTGCAGTAATTACCAAAACTGTTCAGATGAGCGGCAAGCTTAACGATGATGAAATGGATATGCAGATACGCGCTGAAGCCGATCAGTATATTCCTTATCCTCTGGAAGAGGTTGCACTGGACTGGGAAATCCAGGGTGGGTCTGAACAGGGCCTGGAACTGGTCGACGTTATGTTAGCAGCCTGTCGTTCTGAAACCGTTGAGCGGCGTAAAGATGCTGTTGAGTACGCAAATCTTGAAGCGGGTGTGGTTGACGTTGAAGCATTCTGCACCGAGCGCGCGTTTGAATTGTTAAGCCCGCAGTTGGACAGCGATGATGTTGAAACGGTTGCTGTATTGGATATTGGTGCAACCATGACCACTCTCAGTGTGCTGCATGAAGGCAAGTCAATTTACACCCGCGAGCAGTTATTTGGTGGGCGCCAATTAACCGAAGATATTATGCGTCGTTATGGTCTGACTGAAGAGGAAGCAACCCGCTCTAAGTTAGAAGGCGGATTGCCGGATGACTACGAAAGTGAGGTGCTTGAGCCTTTCCGTAAAGCTGTAGTTCAACAGGTCAGCCGTTCTTTGCAATTTTTCTATTCTTCCAGTCAGTTTAATGACGTCGATTACATTGTTCTCGCTGGTGGCACTTCGTCTATTACGCAGCTTGCAGAGCATGTTGAGGAAGACCTCGGTATTGCCACTGCCATTGCCAACCCGTTTGTGAACATGACGCTGTCGCAAAAGGTAAATGCTAATTTGCTGGCGAACGATGCCCCGGCCCTGATGATTGCATGTGGTCTGGCAATGAGGAGTTTTGACTAATGGCAAAAATCAATTTACTGCCGTGGCGTGAGGAACTCCGGGTACAACGCAATCAGGAATTCTATGTTGCGATTGGTATCGTAGTTTTTATAGCGGCGGCTCTGACCTATCTGATCGCCAACCACTACGAGGGTGCACTGCAAGCACAGAATTATCGCAATAACTTTGTCACTCGCGAGACTCAGGTTCTTGATGAGAAGATTGCGGAAATTCGCGAGCTGCAAGATACACGCAAAGAACTCATTGACCGCATGGAGGTTATCCAGAAACTACAGGGTAACCGCCCGGTTATTGTCCGGGTATTTGATGATGTGGCGCGTTCGATGCCGGACGATCTATTCCTGACAACACTTACCATCGTTGG contains:
- the hisB gene encoding imidazoleglycerol-phosphate dehydratase HisB, with product MATTASSGRSATVERNTLETKIRVSINLDGTGKAKFDTGVPFLEHMMDQIARHGLIDLDIYCDGDTHIDDHHTVEDIGITLGQAFAEAIGDKKGIVRYGHSYVPLDEALSRVVIDFSGRPHLDMKVKFTRGNIGRFDTQLFWEFFYGFVNHSKVSLHIDNLKGFNAHHQAETIFKAFGRALRMAVEQDPRMAGVMPSTKGTL
- a CDS encoding FAD-binding oxidoreductase; this encodes MTTLTQEALIEQLSAIVGDDKVRIDADSLETFGKDWTKIYPPKPTAIVFPKTTEQVQQVVKLANEHQLALVPSGGRTGLSAGAVAANGEIVVAFDYMNQISHFNATDRTVKCGAGVITEQLQTFAEDNDLFYPVDFASAGSSQIGGNISTNAGGIKVIKWGMTRDWVAGLTVVTGQGDILELNKDLMKNNTGYDMRQLFIGGEGTLGFVTEATMRLTRQPKNLTVLVLGIPELDNVMNVLSQFQSSMDLTAFEFFSDKAMQKVLARGDVPAPFETSTDFYALIEFESLTDADLDQAMTMFEQCVEQGWVVDGVISQSETQAANLWRLREDISETIAEWTPYKNDISVVVSKVPPFLRDIDEVVTREYPDFEIIWFGHIGDGNLHLNILKPEGLAKEEFFEKCAKVSTWVFEIVEKYQGSVSAEHGVGMTKKPYLEYTRSAAEMAYMRAVKLAFDPNNVMNPGKLLDV
- the serA gene encoding phosphoglycerate dehydrogenase, producing MTQTSLDKSKIKLLLLEGVHQSALDTLNAAGYTNIEYLKTSLPDDELKERIKDAHFIGIRSRTQLTEEIFAAAEKLIAVGCFCIGTNQVDLKAATKRGIAVFNAPYSNTRSVAELSIAEIIMLMRGVPAKNAECHRGGWSKSAVNSYEIRGKKLGIVGYGSIGTQLSVMAESMGMEVYFYDVVTKLPIGNATQVGSLNELLNIADVVSLHVPETEATKWMIGPEQFEQMKQGSILLNASRGTVVDIDALADAVRSKKLLGAAIDVFPVEPRSNDEEFVSPLREFDNVILTPHVGGSTMEAQENIGKEVGEKLAQYSDNGTTTSSVNFPEVALPSNRDVHRILHIHKNVPGVMNAINSIFAENNINISGQYLQTVEDVGYVVIDVAADASELALEKIKTVEGTIRARVLY
- the hisF gene encoding imidazole glycerol phosphate synthase subunit HisF is translated as MALAKRIIPCLDVDQGRVVKGVNFVGIRDAGDPVEVAKRYDEQGADEITFLDITATHEDRGTTVQMVEAIAEHVFIPLTVGGGIREVDDIRRMLNAGADKVSINSAAVYNPEFVRQASEKFGAQCIVVAIDAKRVAGSGELGDSENKWEIFTHGGRKPTGIDAVEWAIKMADYGAGEILLTSMDRDGVKTGFDLGVTRAISDAVNIPVIASGGVGNLEHLADGVTLGHADAVLAASIFHFGEYTVQEAKQHMADAGIEMRLD
- a CDS encoding TonB-dependent receptor; the encoded protein is MDNLASGCLITTLVLAGTLSVQAFESGFNEFEPDVPQVLTPVRLQQPQVEVPASVTVITAEQIRLWGMKDIAAVLRMVPGMFVSTSLYTNSSNVVYHSGASSLARRLEVLVDGRSVYQAAFATVDWQRLNIALEDIERIEITRGPSAASYGLNAFQGVIHIITRHPADSADAAVVAAYGSQQRRHGYASLTLNSAQQWYNRVSVFADREGEFGGFHADSGRVGGLPDLSQVKGINWSSVLNVDDRHEFSWQLSRQQIQGESLGDSNYQVSSPRTVNTNDVAWGRWDFSASADHQLRLQAYWQNDEREETFRTCSPTFGFDPQLGALHRENRDLAEGLAYGILPLLDDQVSTTNKQQIVQVYQLLAAGQLTPETLQGAIEAAGGNKIATVTQSQFDRAQQMVARLVASNALTEISCGNGWVDVDQQRTDIELQDTVRWNEHWRSVQGISYRRDEVDSETYFGRRLTAEQWMAFINSEYRSGPAWLWSASLQYTHEKDHGSSYSPRLALNYLLSTEQSVRLQYAKSHRSPDLAERYLDATSAVDNISQPNYLDITSGRLFLRASAEGWSDNLKNEEVDAWEFGYFANLSRYRLQWDIKIFREQLKRLLSSQVSLANTDLRNSGNAVNKGIEAQLHWRPVSGHALWLTFLNQRRNADNEKELYVGADQSVRFIWSHNGALSESSLGFILDEDSDARKDPEFRLRNQILLARLGWKTGWGDWSVTSEYDLLSENLRTERDPKWLVWGEYRFNW
- a CDS encoding PilT/PilU family type 4a pilus ATPase, with the protein product MTITKLLQVLAKHGGSDLYLSTGAAPSAKFQGTLKPLTKDVLKPGQVESMVYEVLDAEQQQEFEQEHELNLAISIPGGRFRLNIFRQRHEVSVVARNIVAEIPRFEDLGLPDILKKVIMAKRGLVLFVGGTGSGKSTSLASLIDYRNSNSAGHIITIEDPVEYVHPHKKSIVNQREVGTDTKSFHAALKNTLRQAPDVILIGEIRDRETMEHALAFAETGHLAISTLHANSANQALDRIMNFFPEERRPQLRQDLGLNLQAIVSQRLVPTIDNKRVAAVEVLLGNKTIAEMILKGDTAGIKEIMAKSENLGMQTFDAALFKLQQAGRISMDEALRNADSENNLRLRIKLGGENKTSNDAAGMVLELENDKEDGEEELPE
- the hisH gene encoding imidazole glycerol phosphate synthase subunit HisH, which gives rise to MAASKVCAVIDYGMGNLHSAHGALQKVAPETQVLVTSKPEEILAADHVVLPGVGAIRDCVGEIKAQGIDQIVAEVMQSKPLLGICVGLQAMMTHSEENGGVDCLNLFEGEVRYFGDDLTENDERLKVPHMGWNQVETLDHPLWADIADGSRFYFVHSYYVDAKNKDQVKGRGFYGKSFDAALAQDNVFAVQFHPEKSHKNGLQLLQNFINWDGQA